The following proteins are encoded in a genomic region of Salmo trutta unplaced genomic scaffold, fSalTru1.1, whole genome shotgun sequence:
- the LOC115186263 gene encoding vascular endothelial growth factor receptor 3-like yields the protein MENIETSVEVVDGRQKIVSRLLIQNASVSVMYKCSADNKVGKDQRLIYFYVTTIPEGFSVELGPSEEPLEQEEVSLSCIADNYTYEQLTWYRLVPQALQDESGKPLELDCRSVHLYAERLDGQLTYQERSNSWVLEMIIASITLQDEGNYVCEVQNRRSGEKHCLRKYIPVKALEAPWYRHNPTNQTVNVSESLLMECDVVGTPSPHLSWFKDNQPLHQMSGLQLQHANRTLSIQRVSEEDAGLYTCTACNQRGCVHSSAAITVLGSSDRANFEIMILIGTGVIAVFFWALLILIFCNVKRVNPADIKTGYLSIIMDPGEVPLDEQFEYLPYDSSQWEISMDKLQLGKVLGHGAFGKVIEASIFGISQNSSLDTVAVKMLKEGACASDHKALMSELKILIHIGNHLNVVNLLGACTKPNAPLMVVVEYCKYGNLSNYLRAKREFFLPYRGKT from the exons ataGTCAGCAGGCTGCTGATCCAGAACGCCAGTGTATCAGTCATGTATAAATGTTCTGCTGACAACAAAGTGGGTAAAGACCAAAGGCTGATATACTTCTATGTGACCA ctATCCCAGAAGGGTTCAGTGTAGAGCTGGGTCCGTCTGAGGAACCTCTGGAGCAGGAGGAAGTGTCGCTAAGCTGCATCGCTGACAACTACACCTACGAACAGCTCACCTGGTACAGACTGGTCCCACAG gcgcTGCAGGATGAGAGTGGTAAACCCCTGGAGCTGGACTGTCGTAGTGTCCACCTGTACGCTGAACGCCTGGATGGACAACTGACCTATCAGGAGCGGTCTAACAGCTGGGTCCTGGAGATGATTATAGCTAGCATCACGCTACAGGATGAAGGGAACTATGTCTGTGAGGTTCAGAACAGGAGGAGCGGAGAGAAACACTGTCTACGCAAATACATACCGGTTAAAG ctCTAGAAGCCCCCTGGTACAGACACAACCCGACCAATCAGACAGTGAACGTCAGTGAGTCTCTCCTGATGGAGTGTGATGTAGTGGGAACTCCTTCACCACATCTCTCCTGGTTCAAAGACAACCAGCCCCTGCACCAAATGTCag gactgCAGCTACAGCACGCTAACAGGACTTTGAGTATCCAGCGTGTCAGTGAAGAGGATGCCGGTCTCTACACCTGCACCGCCTGTAATCAGAGAGGCTGCGTCCACTCCTCCGCTGCCATCACCGTGCTGG GTTCCAGTGACAGGGCTAACTTCGAGATCATGATTCTGATCGGGACGGGTGTCATCGCTGTGTTCTTCTGGGCTCTACTCATCCTCATCTTCTGCAACGTCAAAAgg gtgaacCCAGCAGACATAAAGACAGGCTATCTGTCCATCATAATGGACCCCGGGGAGGTTCCTCTGGATGAGCAGTTTGAATACCTCCCCTACGACTCCTCCCAGTGGGAGATATCTATGGACAAACTACAACTAg gGAAGGTGTTGGGTCATGGAGCGTTTGGGAAGGTCATCGAGGCCTCCATCTTTGGCATCAGCCAGAACAGCAGCCTGGACACTGTGGCGGTGAAGATGTTGaaag AGGGAGCGTGTGCCAGCGACCACAAGGCTCTGATGTCAGAGCTGAAGATTCTGATCCACATTGGGAACCATCTTAACGTGGTCAACCTCCTGGGGGCATGCACCAAACCCAACGCCCCCctaatggtggtggtggagtactgcaaGTATGGGAACCTCTCCAACTACCTGAGAGCCAAGAGAGAGTTCTTCCTACCTTACAGG GGTaagacctaa